The stretch of DNA ggctttgaaaggcctgagtctggcctacgatgaattttttaggcctaagcctggcctacggcctatgataggcttttttttcggcctgagcctggcctacggcctatcatggtctggcctgtaagcctatttaaaagccttattcacattaaaaataatttttctaacaaaataatttaaaaaaaatatgaaacaaacacctttaaaccctaaaaaataatttttggtttaaaagaataaattttttattaaaaatatatatatataaaggtaataaataaacaattatctatagctacatgatgctctacacatatcgatttattgattttccatataccaatactaatgtgtatatgtatatatatatcaaataaaaaaatgatttttctaacaaaataatttttaaaaaatatgaaacaaataccttttaaaccctaaaaaatagtttttggtttaaaataataaattttttattgaaacaaatgCACCTATTATaatctctcaaacaactcagaatattacctctaaacaaatcctctcaaacaactcagaatattacctctcaaacaaactcatattcagtaataataaacaattagggtttctaaatttatatactaataatatatataaagataacaaataaatagtattggtttttataaaatataaagtaacaaataaataatatcggtttttataaataaaaaaaaatatgttgttttcatacatgtttgAGTGCAAtagaaattagaagaagaaaaaatagagaatgaaatacatataaaatatatataggccggcctaatagacttttttacAAACCTGAGTTTgacctatttacataaatagactttaaaaacagCATAAgtctgacctttttattaaacaggtcaggtcaggccataagtaggtcaggccataggACGGCCtaacctattcccatccctagttCTGAGAGATGAAATTTGATAAGAAGTATATTTGGCAATTTAAGGGGCCTCCCTTTCCCAAATTGGACAACCGCACAACACTCATTGCACCCGTCCAACAATATCTCCCTTCCACCAATAACAAACAAGTCAACTTACCCAACCAAAGAGGACTCGCTCCCGCCACGCACCATATAGTGGCACTCTCGTAATTCCCACAACAAAACAGTGTCATTTCTCTAACCCTCGACAACACACACCCCTCGTTTAAACCTCAGGGTTCCTCCTTCCGCAGCCACACTCTGGTTTCAACGACAATACATTTGTGTAGAACTAACTTTTAGGTGATGCAAGTTAAATTGGAGCTCACTACACCACGTGTAATCTGGTTTGTCTGGTAGCATTCAAGTTTAAGTTTTTTCAGATATACATTGAGTATTTATGTCATggaaatttgacaaaaaaaaaaaaaaaaaaaaaaaaaaaaagcatcaCCATAGCCACCATGTCCGCGATCGCACGACTAAGAGCGATCGCAGCGTCGCTAAAAACACTCAAATTCAATCTCAACCGTCCATTCGGATCCGCAGCTGCGGTTCAATACGACTACGATGATGACGAAGAAGAACAATTCGAACATAGCGCGCCACGTGGCATGCTCAACACAGAAGGTTCGGCGCCGGAGCGTGGTGTTCAATGGGTTATGATCGGTGAACCTGGAGTTAAGAGACACCTTTTCTCTGAGAGACTCTCGAAGCTTCTAGAAGTTCCTCACATTTCCATGGCCTCACTCCTTCATCAAGAACTTAACCCTCGTTCTTCTCTTTATCAGCAGGTAATCAATCACGTTCTACCTTTCTTAATTTGAATCTAATACgtattattaattgttaattaatttctttataatCGTTGTAATTCAACCGTTGTTTTTTCCCCCTCTCTTTAAATTTCAGGTTAAAGTTGTTATAGCTTTATTATGTTGTAAAGAGAAGAGTAttgcttttttttaattaaagtgaAGAAAGAAAAGTGAGAATCACATTAAATTAAGTAGTAGTAATTATAGTTGTAAATTATGGTTTGCAACTTCAATTAATGTTGTAATATAAAGATTTTATAAGTCTTTGCAATGGTATTATCCTAACAACATTTGCTGCTGCATTTGTTTGCATTTAACTGCAACAACAACCACAATTTAGAACCATGGTAGTAATTAGTAATTGGCATGACAGTTCTTACCTGGGATAGCAAACTTTACCCTTTAAATTGGTTGTGGTTTGGTGATGTTTATCGTTGATtaatattgttgttattattagtGTGTGAATGTGGGGTTCTTTGTTGTAATTCAGATAGCGAGTGCATTGGATCATGGAAAACTTGTACCAGAGGAAATCATTTTTGCTTTGTTATCGAAGAGACTTGAAGATGGATACTATAGAGGTGAAACTGGATTCATTCTTGATGGAATCCCTCGATCAAGAATCCAAGCAGTAAGTTTGTTTCATTTCATTCACACTAATTCTTAATAATACAAGTTAGcattacaaaatattagtttaaaCTTTAAAAGACTTTCATTGTTTGTGTAAACCAGTTTTACACTAACTAACATGAATTGAGAGAATTAGTCACATCAAACCATCTCACTCTTATAAGTGTATTCTAAAATTGATTGTATGAAGTGACCAAGTAGTGAATTCTTATTGGCTGTCATTGTAAAATAGATTTACATCGACAAGGCATGCAtgtaaataaatgttatgttgtcttatttgtttattactattattattttagggCATTTGAATAGCATCTTTGGACTTATTTTCTGGGTATAAGTGCTTGGAAGAGCCATagaaaataagttaaatatGTCCTCTATAAGTTGCTTTTGGCTTCTTTTTACAAGCTCTTTTAGATATCTTATTTTCATAAACTCTAATATGATAGGTAGATGTTCATTAAGTGCTTAATTAAGCTCTACATGCCACTTCAGTGTATCTTGAGTTTTTAATTGGTAATAGTTAGATACTCCTGTAAGAATTATTTGTTGTATCATGCCTGCTAATCACAATTtctgaatatttattttaaaattttctgagGCAATGAAGTTCAACCTGAATTTTTCCTTTATGCTTATGCCCCATCTTTAAATTCTGGTTGTTACCAACTGCTTTGCAGGAGATTCTTGATCACATTGCTCATGTTGATCTAGTGgtgaatttcaaatttccgcAAGAGGATTTCATGAAAAAGAAACTAGGACTTCGAAAATTTACTTCTTGTCAGGAACATGTTTTTACGACCAGCTCTTGGACCCCAACCAAGCAATCGCAGGATGAACATGTCCACAGTCGTTCAGAAGAGGTGACTCACTATACATAATCTTTCTTATGCTGGTTTCACATTCATTTGCCTTTCTTTGGTTCTAATATACTAATTACTTTTGTAGTCCATGATGTTGGAAGATTACTACAGGAAGCAGAAGAAACTTCTGAATTTCGAAGTTGCGGGTGGACCCGGAGAAACCTGGCAGGGTCTTCTGACTGCACTGCATCTCCAGCATATTAATGCTCTTAATTCTTCACAGAAGTTGACTGCTTGAAGAAAGGGCGTCAATCTTCCATGTGGCACCCATCTAATCCCTCCTCGGCATTATAGTATATGTGAATATGAGAGCTAGtagaatttaaaagaaattttgtGAGTGTCCCAATTATTGGTGatcttgtttttgaaaattttgagtcAGTTTGTTAAGTAGTGCAGTTGTCCAAGTAAGAATCAAATACAAAATGTATGAGTATGACAACAAATTCTTGTAGTGACTCTGAGTCTATTTTGTTCAATTGTGTTCcattcttttttctcttttctagtTTCTAGTAACTTGTATGATCCCAGAATCAACAAGCAAAGGACACGTTACATTAGCTTTAAAGTTTAAAGCATGTGATGTTCAAACTTTAGGACTTTCATATGTTTGTATCACTCTTTTACTGTAGCCCAGTATGTTCTTGCAAATTTGTATCCATGTATTGGAAGATAAATATTGTTGCTTTTTCTTTCTATGCACAGGTAATTTCCTGATTGATATTTGAAGCTGTAAATTCTACTGCTTTTCAGTTTTAAGGTTAATTTCATTTGATTGATATTAGAGTATGTTTGGTAATATGTTGAGATCAAGTAAACATGCGGCGAGTGTGAAGCTACAAGGTTGGAAGTAAACAGACAGTGAAAACTGATGTTTCCAAACACATTGTCCTTGGAACTCGGAATTTAAATATAGCAAACACAGCATATGAAAGCCATTAAATAAGGCAAATTAGAATCTACCCTCGCATTACCTTATTATACATTACTAGTACAAGCATAGACTCAATTTCATTATTTACATGCATGCCATTTTCACTATCTCGTGTTTGAATACTCATTAGTTGTTTTTCCTCCCTCTGCTAAAAGCTTTAGTATATATGTTATTTCTACAGTGACATCCAATACATGTTATAGGAATGAGGTAAAATCTGATATCTGCAAGGTCACTCACTGTGTACCCAAACATTCCTAAGAAGTTCATATCTGACAGCATACTCATTGCGACTTTCTTTCCGATTCAAGTTGGGTTTTGCCGATACCAGTGATGGGAAATTgctaaataaaattgaagataATGGGGAGTTTAGTTCATCAAGCTCGTCGTCACTGGTGTACGACTTCCTAACAACAGATGATCTGCTTCTTCTCAGCTGACTGAGCTTAGATTCACCTCTGATCTCCCCAACAATGTTTGCAATGGTTGTAGCTTGTGGAGGTGAATATACAATTGGAGCAGCAATGCATGGGAAGTGGTTGACAGACTCGTTTCCATCCTCAAGATCATCCTGCATCAAAAGTATTTATCATATAACCCATATCAATTTCATTGAGCATTCCTCAGATACAGTTCATAGTTCCCATATGTGTGTAAAATGAATGCAACCATGTATATATGTAGGCATATATAGTGTCCAAGGcaaaaattatgttaataaattaaGAGTACAAAAAGATAGCAAATTTGGTTATCTAACCTGTGAGTCCAGAGCATCAAACACGGCAGTCGGAATTGGCTCAGGGCAAAACTCATCGGGGACAAAATTGTCTAGAATCTTCTTGATTATTGATGCACCAAACATTAGGCAAACCTTCACAAACAAGGATCCTTTTACCATGATTGACAAGAAACTTACAAAAAACTGAATGGAGAAAAGCATAAGTTGATTTGCTAACCTCTTTCCTGATGGATGCACTTAACAGCATATCCTTAGGAAGCATCAAGAGATCACTTAGTGCATTAAGAAGATGGAAGGCCTTGAAGGATGAATTTTCATCATTGTTATCAATGTCATCATCTTTATCCTTAAGCGAGTCGTCGTCATCGATACCAAATAGATCAGTCAGCCATCTAGACCAGTTACCAACCTGAGAAATTCAAAACAGAAACGAAAAAAGAGGCATGTATTCAAGATACAAAATGATTACAGGTTAAACAAGGTAGTAAGTTGAATCTATGTATGTATATTTGAATTGAATTCATGAGTGGATAGCTAGATTGAAGATTCTATAGCTTGCACAAAAGTAAAACTTTTTGAGATCAGAATGTTACCACAGTTTTTAGCCGAGCACCGGCTCCAAAGCTCGATTTACCAGGAGGAATGGGGAGAGCCTTGGGTTCACTAATTGGGTCAGATATAGGATCAGATGGAATGTCATCAGCAGATTCACGAAGAATGGCATTAAACATAGCGACATCTAATCTCGCTATGCACTGCTCCATTACCTACAAGTTACAAAAATGCATTCTAATGTCAGTTTAATCCCCTAAGCTGAACAAACTTAGATCGAACATTGATTAGTAGATTCAAAGATATCAATTTTTGGCAGTGTTGCAAGTGTTTTGGATTTGTACTTGAGCAATTTGCACAAATCATACAGTTCAAAACCCTTTTTATTATCAGACATTATACCTAACAGAGATGAGTTCAAGAagtagaaaaaaagaaaaaagaccaACATGTTCCACAACAAACAATATTGGGCTCTTAAGTACCATTTAGCATATAGTAAAACAAATGACAAAAGAACTTGACGAACTAACCAATCTAGGCAGAACAGACAGACAGCCACACTCATGCCCCTCAGCTCGGACCGGACAGATCCTTTCACAGGATTCTCTAAAAGCATTCTTCCAAATGTCTAGTGATAAATTTCCCAGTTCTTGATCATGTGAGCTAGTAATCTTTGCATCAACAAGCTGCATATGTGGAGTCAGAGACTGTATACATGTAAAGAAAGGTTTGTGTTAGATGCCAATAGAATTTGTTGATATCCATAATCAACTTGTATGTCAATTTTAGAATTGTTGAAAGTTTCATCTTTTCTGTTTGTAGGTTTTTACAAATTCANNNNNNNNNNNNNNNNNNNNNNNNNNNNNNNNNNNNNNNNNNNNNNNNNNNNNNNNNNNNNNNNNNNNNNNNNNNNNNNNNNNNNNNNNNNNNNNNNNNNNNNNNNNNNNNNNNNNNNNNNNNNNNNNNNNNNNNNNNNNNNNNNNNNNNNNNNNNNNNNNNNNNNNNNNNNNNNNNNNNNNNNNNNNNNNNNNNNNNNNNNNNNNNNNNNNNNNNNNNNNNNNNNNNNNNNNNNNNNNNNNNNNNNNNNNNNNNNNNNNNNNNNNNNNNNNNNNNNNNNNNNNNNNNNNNNNNNNNNNNNNNNNNNNNNNNNNNNNNNNNNNNNNNNNNNNNNNNNNNNNNNNNNNNNNNNNNNNNNNNNNNNNNNNNNNNNNNNNNNNNNNNNNNATTTAGGCAAACCAGTTCGCAGAAGTACTGTGAAATGGTGCTCATGAACCAATTTGCAGTTCCCTAGTTACAACAACGAATTATGTGACTATAGTCTAAGGGAGCATGAGATAAAGGTGTTACCTGCCACCAAATAGATTCCACAATGCGAGAGAAGATCCAAGCTTCAACTTTTTCAAGTGCCGATGCGAACACATTTGGGTCATCCCAGTTCCTAAAGCCACCATATTCATTTGCTATATTTTCACTTTTCTTAGAGAACCCTTTCCATGTTAATGGTTGTACTGTCTTGCCATTCCCCTCTCCACTCTTCCTTCTTGCGCTATTTTGTGAAGGATTTGATGGTGTCACTTCCTTGGTGGTTTGGCTTATAATTGTTCTCAAAACAATAGAATTAGACAGCCAAAATGTCAACCTGTATCAGATGCAAGATTTTAATCAGTAGGCAGTTGGTACAGTTAATAATGAAACTAAAATTTCCGCATCATGTAGTGAGAAATCAGCAAGACATCAGTTAATCAACCGCTAATAATTAATGTGATACGCTTTTATTTAGGATTTCATGCAGGATATTTATATGCTAATGTAATCTTgtttcatcttttttatttagaataagCTTGTTCTTGATTTAGAATATGTTTTGCAGAGTGAGACATATGACAAGTCAACATAAGTAACAAACACTTTTGAGGCAATGTGAGAGAGCTTATGGAAGTAGCTAATGATATGTTCATAACCTATTTTCAGCTTATTTCACAAGCTCTCGaagatagcttatgaaaacaacttattgCTTATATGAAACATGTTTGACTTTACTTTATTGTTTGTTAAagaaataacttatacataaacacttatatGATAAACGTTTCTATAAGCACTTAATTAAGTTATTTCTCCAACCAGGccataaagataaaaatacttttttcaaCTAAAAACCAATCCCAAACATTGGCATGACTAGTGATGGGATAATGCATAATAGTTTGAATAAAATGCGGTGAACAGTATAcctaatcataaaaaatagtaaCCCAAATGACTCACCTTGGAACATCATTTCCACATGCCTTTGCAACAAGTGCTAATCCAGAAACAGCACTTTTAGCTGCACCAGACCTTCTTGCCGGAATATTTTCTTTACAAGCATGAAAGTAAAGCCTGGAAAGACGTCGAGCCGGGGCATGAACCTTACTCATGGAGCTTCCATGCTCAGCAGCTACCGAATATAAGGCAGCCTCAACCGAAGCAGCTTCTCTTAACTCTCCTTCAAGCATCTTTATCTTGTTTTCCAAATGCTCAATCTTGCTGTCTAAAACGGTAGTTCGGGCATCCCTTGGATAAATCTTAACATCTTTTCTTTCACTGCTTCTTATATTCCCTCCATTGTTTTGAGCATCTCCATTAATTCCATTTTCCTTTACCTCGGCATAATAATTTTTACCATGTGATCCGATACTCCTCGCCAAGTCTCCTGATGACCTTACTGACTTTACATATTTTGATCTTTCACTTTTTGAAATATTGCCTTGGGTCACTGAATTATCTTCTAAATGGTTTTGCTTCTCAAAATTATACATTCCATTTTCAAGTTGGTCTTCAACGGAATTGTAGTAATATTCATCACTTCCTCTTTCCTCCACACAATATTTGTCAGCTTCCTCGTATCTCTCGCTTAATTTGTCCTTGATTTCCAAACCATCACTGCTTATCGAGCCTGGATTCTTGTTCTTTAAGCAATTACTATCTAGAGAAGCAGTGTTGCTTGCATAAGCATCTTCATTACTGTTTGTTTGAACATTTGGTATTACATTTATACAATTAGCAGTTTTTTCATGAATCTCCTTATCCAAATTTTCATGATTACTGCTTCCGGACCTGCTTGTAGAACTATGACCATATATTGGACTCCTAACATCAGATGATACATCCATAGATGACACGGGCGATGAACTCCTCTCCTGCTGCATCATATTTGATTTTTCAACCTTTGTTTCTGAAACCAATTGATGTTTCTTGTCATTCCTTCCCATTTTTTGAGCTGTTCCATTCTGCAATTCAGCAGCAATCACTATATGGCTTAGATATGCCCAGCAAGCAGACCGCATGCTGATAATGACATGAAAATACGGTTTCCTATTTATCTTGCATTCATTCATAAGAACAATTTAATGCAAAAGGGTCCTAAACCTTGTAACGTTATTCATTCATCGAATAGGGATGGAGGACAATACAAATTGTCAAACATTATTGGTTAGAGTATAAGAAATTTACATTGTTGCTTAACCACTGGGGTCTAACACAAGTGGTTGATATGCAGTGTGCGTAAGTGTTGTAAACTCCAAGGTATCTAGTTGATTCCTACTTACAGAAAAATTTACATTGCTTCTACGAATGAAGAATAAAATAGTGGAAAACATGAGTACCTCTTCATGATCAGGAGGCATATTATACCCACTCGATTCTGGAGAAGTTGTAACTGTGGCAACAGATGAATGAGAGGAGACATCATCATCAGTAATAGAAGCAATCTCAGCTTCCTCAGCATATTCTCCATTCATCAATGCCGACACAGAATCACCACTGCCATTTTCCTTCGACAACAAACTTTCCTTCAACATGGACCTACTGCGACTCTTTTCAACAGGCTCgattctaacaaataaaagcGGCTGATCCGTGTTTCTGTAGTTTCTCTTGCAGTTCAACGGTACAGCAATGCTTAAAGTCTCTCTAGCTATGCCACCATCTGCCAAGTCTATGATAGCACTCCCCAACAACTGACCTTTAACAATCTTATCCCTTCTAGGCTCATACAAATTGAACTCCAAAACATTCTTTTGAAAAACTTCGGCATCGGAATTTTTAACAGACATATCTTTCACCAGTGTCACAGAAAGCCTAAACGACTCGTTGAACTCAATTTTCCCTTCACCTATGAGAGAACCAAGTGAAGGGGAAACAAGTTTGGTAGAGCCAGAAGAGCGTTCGCCGTTCTCCCATTGTATCAACACAGATCGAATGGATCTGAGAGATTGCGATGGTGGCCAAGGCTTTAGCTCATGTATGTGAATCAGATAATCCAATTGAACCATACCAGTACTTCTCTTACCCTTACCTTTCATGGTTTTCAAGATAATGAAACCTCTTCTTCTATAAACAAAAACTTACTTCCTTAAATGCAGTTGAATGTGTAGTACAATAGTCACAATCACAATTCACAAACCCTatgaaattaaaagattatgcaAAAATGAGATTGTGTAAAGCATTTTTACAAATGATTCATATCACCTACCAACAGGTATCGTAATGGTTGTTAACTGTTATGGTCCAATTTCATATCAATAATCACTAAATactatactattttttaaaataaaaaaatagtaacatttcattattataaaattggGTGAAGAAACCACTCAGATTTGgtgatttattattatattttgatttttcaacAGAACACACGATTTAAGGACAAGGTTCTTACACACACTCAGAAAAgaaaaggcaaaaaaaaaattgcacaaggttttttatttctgagacaaaaaaaaaaaaaaagatcaagATAACCCAGTAAAAAAGTTTACAACTTGATGCTAAAACATAGAAGAAAATTGCTAATGCAGATGATAGAGTAAGgttacaaattaaatatacacaatttcatcaacaaaaaagaagaaatattaAATGTAGAAGTAACATAGGTCATTATAActtgaaatgataaaaaaatgcTTGAAGTAGAAGAAGgaagaataatataatataaagtcTTACAGAGAAAGGAGTGGCAGGTAGAATCTGAAAGGTGCAAGATAGCTTGGACTTGTTGAGTGTGACTCTGAAGCTGCAAGTAgtgaaatgaaaatgaagaatgttttaataaaataaaaataaaaaatgaagactaataatatatattattttattattattgtttaaaaacttaGGAACCATTTATTTGATAacaataatttaagaaatagTTTGTGTTGTTGCTATTGCTGCTCTGCATGTGACGTTAGATATGGTGAGCACatcaaaaagaagaataaatttATTGCCACCCATGTGTGGTGTAAAATTTTGGTGGTTCTAATATTGCTCTGAaagcatttttttatttttacagtaaattgtattaaaataaattaaaattatattaatattagttaaatcgatattatattgttatttttattataaaaaaattgatataatgtCATTGATACACAATTTTCAAGTTTCTCGTATTTTTCCTTCTAactgtttttataaattattccaTTTGCTTATTATCAACAAAAAACAAACCATTTGTCATTGCCATCCAATTAAGTATACCCAAGAACTCGTACCCAAAAAAAAGGTATACCCAAGAATAAATACAACGACTGGGACTGGATTCCAGTATAAGCAAATTTCATGAATGCAAGGAAGACAAAATTTGTTATTTCAAGAAAgactttatttattaaattactattCAAATTAAATAGTTATAGTTACTCCTACAATTCAAAGAAGCTTTACTTAATTGTCAAAATATATAAGCTTTACTAAATTTTTATTCTTAACCAGTATCACAATTATACCGAAAATACATTTCATAAgagacaaaaatatataaactcaTTTACTCTAATTATTTTGAGCAATATTTGTTAACCTTATACTTTTCattgaaatgatatttttattttttaaaactctttGTACTGTAGTTGGCAAAAGTATATTATAAGGTattgatattgaaaaaaaatgtcgCTTGGTTCGATGTCGCTTTGTGATTTAACGGTGATTGTGACGCCACGGCAGAAAATGCACACATATCTAAAATTAAACaaggtttaaaaaataattatttggcgcaatatttaaacacaacacaacacaaatatcagaaaaaataaaagaaaaaataggtggttagattaaatttttttcaattaatttttttaatttgtaaatgtataactaaatattttaaactaaatataacaATTTCTTGATTTGTATagacttaaatttttatatatttaagtctGAGGGAGTAATATTTACTCACAAGGTTTTATTCCGAACTTCGAGGTGAAAACACGTAGTGGTCTACTACTATCGTTTTGTCACGCGCATATGAGGAGTGTGTATTTCAGAATAAGGTAAAAACCATAAAAATCCTAAGCGCGTGAGTACACGCAACTAAACACGGCGTTTGATGCGTCCTTTTCAGGTTGGGTTTGGCTCTATATTCACCGACACAAATGGTCGAACAATAACAATAACGTGCTAATGTGCTGTAAAACTATCTGCATTAGTTTTTggataatacttatttttacaataaaaaaatattaactaaatatGACTTTATACACGAGAATAAAACAAATGTTATATTATGACAAGTATGAAAAATGTCATATCTCTATTAATAGaattcaattattatatatatatatatatatatatatatcttaaattttgagtgattagttattattattgCAAATTGTTTTGGGAAAATACACACTTCTTTTTGagaaagttaaataaaatttatttgaaatgaaataacATACACTAGACATGCCACTAAAATAAGATACAAGCATAAAGTATGAACGTAAAAAGTTTGAGCAtacatattataaattttattttattttgatgaaatatttttaaaaaatcttcaaatattattattattattattattattattataaaaagattttgtttcaaaatatacttgaatatagatacagttttaaaatttgataaaatatcaaatcttttattttaaaagaaatacaaaataaactatcttttttaaatttaaaaattcttcCTCAATTCTCTACCTTCAATTACATTTGCAGCGTCTTTAGTTTCTATACCACAAATCTTAATTGCATGCAATCATGGAGgcacaattttaaatttcaattaacgaCGAAAAATCAAATAACCGGTTAAAATCAAACAACTGATTCGTATACAATCTCTCTACtcactaaaattaaaaagacttaattacagttttagtctctctattattatcaatttatgGAAATGatccatttattttaaaaatcgacaatTGTAACAGCCCACTGATAAGTATCGTCGTCCAACCATTGTCACTATCAATTGGTAGTAGGAATGAGATGAGGCGGGACTTCGTTGTTAGAGTTGTGCGACTAACCAAAAAATTTATGCTATGGAAATGGTATTGATTGATAACCAGgtttaattatttctttcataaattcaagttttaaattatacatagACTGagtttgttatgttattaatttaacaaatctatgtttcatatttttaggtGACAAAATATCAACTATCAGAGAGAAAGAGAACTTAAGCACacaattttttgaaagaaaacacTCATCAAAGTTCACCCTTTCTCACTCagttcctttcttcgagctcTTCTTTTGCACCGATTTAGTTTTCCAGGTTCTATTAAttgcaattttcattttctatgtGTGTTATTTTGCATATACGGTATAGATTCATCTATTCAAATTTAGGGTTTCTCATATATTAATAAAGACCCATTTgctctattttaattaatcacaCTATGACTACGTTTATGCCTTCTTACTGCTACATCGTTGACATTGCGTCGTCACCTTTGCACAACTTCTTTGTTATTAAACAACCACGAGTTTAAGTATTCTTTTTCCCAATTTTGTAatcccttttttatttttaaatttcattgtttgtttgcattttgttgttttctttattCCTCCTTTGTTTTTCTCTAACGTGCCGTCTTTTGACATCGGTATGTTTTTTTGTAGTGGGGTtttcaagtttttttatttatttatttatgtatttgccttttatttttagtaggtattatttataaaaaaaaaaaaacatgaatgcaCGTTGAAAACACTTAATTTATGTAAAA from Cicer arietinum cultivar CDC Frontier isolate Library 1 chromosome 3, Cicar.CDCFrontier_v2.0, whole genome shotgun sequence encodes:
- the LOC101491838 gene encoding probable adenylate kinase 7, mitochondrial, producing the protein MSAIARLRAIAASLKTLKFNLNRPFGSAAAVQYDYDDDEEEQFEHSAPRGMLNTEGSAPERGVQWVMIGEPGVKRHLFSERLSKLLEVPHISMASLLHQELNPRSSLYQQIASALDHGKLVPEEIIFALLSKRLEDGYYRGETGFILDGIPRSRIQAEILDHIAHVDLVVNFKFPQEDFMKKKLGLRKFTSCQEHVFTTSSWTPTKQSQDEHVHSRSEESMMLEDYYRKQKKLLNFEVAGGPGETWQGLLTALHLQHINALNSSQKLTA
- the LOC101491530 gene encoding uncharacterized protein — its product is MKGKGKRSTGMVQLDYLIHIHELKPWPPSQSLRSIRSVLIQWENGERSSGSTKLVSPSLGSLIGEGKIEFNESFRLSVTLVKDMSVKNSDAEVFQKNVLEFNLYEPRRDKIVKGQLLGSAIIDLADGGIARETLSIAVPLNCKRNYRNTDQPLLFVRIEPVEKSRSRSMLKESLLSKENGSGDSVSALMNGEYAEEAEIASITDDDVSSHSSVATVTTSPESSGYNMPPDHEENGTAQKMGRNDKKHQLVSETKVEKSNMMQQERSSSPVSSMDVSSDVRSPIYGHSSTSRSGSSNHENLDKEIHEKTANCINVIPNVQTNSNEDAYASNTASLDSNCLKNKNPGSISSDGLEIKDKLSERYEEADKYCVEERGSDEYYYNSVEDQLENGMYNFEKQNHLEDNSVTQGNISKSERSKYVKSVRSSGDLARSIGSHGKNYYAEVKENGINGDAQNNGGNIRSSERKDVKIYPRDARTTVLDSKIEHLENKIKMLEGELREAASVEAALYSVAAEHGSSMSKVHAPARRLSRLYFHACKENIPARRSGAAKSAVSGLALVAKACGNDVPRLTFWLSNSIVLRTIISQTTKEVTPSNPSQNSARRKSGEGNGKTVQPLTWKGFSKKSENIANEYGGFRNWDDPNVFASALEKVEAWIFSRIVESIWWQSLTPHMQLVDAKITSSHDQELGNLSLDIWKNAFRESCERICPVRAEGHECGCLSVLPRLVMEQCIARLDVAMFNAILRESADDIPSDPISDPISEPKALPIPPGKSSFGAGARLKTVVGNWSRWLTDLFGIDDDDSLKDKDDDIDNNDENSSFKAFHLLNALSDLLMLPKDMLLSASIRKEVCLMFGASIIKKILDNFVPDEFCPEPIPTAVFDALDSQDDLEDGNESVNHFPCIAAPIVYSPPQATTIANIVGEIRGESKLSQLRRSRSSVVRKSYTSDDELDELNSPLSSILFSNFPSLVSAKPNLNRKESRNEYAVRYELLRNVWVHSE